From Cricetulus griseus strain 17A/GY chromosome 1 unlocalized genomic scaffold, alternate assembly CriGri-PICRH-1.0 chr1_0, whole genome shotgun sequence, a single genomic window includes:
- the Cnn3 gene encoding calponin-3 isoform X2, which produces MTHFNKGPSYGLSAEVKNKIASKYDQQAEEDLRNWIEEVTGMGIGTNFQLGLKDGIILCELINKLQPGSVKKVNESSLNWPQLENIGNFIKAIQAYGMKPHDIFEANDLFENGNMTQVQTTLVALAGLAKTKGFHTTIDIGVKYAEKQTRRFDEGKLKAGQSVIGLQMGTNKCASQAGMTAYGTRRHLYDPKMQTDKPFDQTTISLQMGTNKGASQAGMLAPGTRRDIYDQKLTLQPVDNSTISLQMGTNKVASQKGMSVYGLGRQVYDPKYCAAPTEPVIHNGSQGTGTNGSEISDSDYQAEYPDEYHGEYPEDYPREYQYGDDQGIDY; this is translated from the exons ATTGCATCCAAGTATGACCAACAAGCGGAGGAAGATCTCCGCAATTGGATAGAAGAGGTGACGGGCATGGGCATCGGCACCAACTTCCAGCTGGGCTTGAAGGACGGCATCATCCTCTGCGA actcATCAACAAGCTACAGCCAGGCTCTGTGAAGAAAGTCAATGAATCCTCACTAAACTGGCCTCAG TTGGAGAATATCGGCAACTTTATTAAAGCTATTCAGGCTTATGGAATGAAGCCCCATGACATATTTGAAGCAAATGATCTTTTTGAGAATGGCAACATGACCCAGGTTCAGACTACGCTGGTGGCTCTAGCAGGCCTG GCAAAAACAAAAGGGTTCCACACGACCATTGACATTGGAGTTAAGtatgcagaaaaacaaacaagacgtTTCGATGAAGGCAAATTAAAGGCTGGCCAAAGTGTAATTGGTTTACAG atGGGAACCAACAAGTGTGCCAGCCAGGCGGGGATGACAGCCTATGGGACCAGGAGGCATCTTTATGATCCCAAAATGCAGACTGACAAGCCTTTTGACCAGACCACGATTAGTCTGCAGATGGGCACCAACAAGGGAGCCAGCCAG GCTGGGATGTTAGCACCGGGTACCAGAAGAGACATCTACGACCAGAAGCTGACATTACAGCCAGTGGACAACTCAACCATTTCTCTACAGATGGGTACCAACAAAGTTGCTTCCCAGAAAGGAATGAGCGTATATGGGCTTGGGCGGCAAGTGTATGACCCCAAGTACTGTGCCGCCCCCACAGAACCTGTCATTCACAACGGAAGCCAGGGCACAGGAACAAATGGGTCAGAAATCAGTGATAGTGATTATCAGGCAGAATACCCCGATGAGTACCATGGCGAGTACCCAGAAGACTACCCCCGAGAGTACCAATATGGTGATGACCAGGGCATTGATTACTAG